Part of the Aciduliprofundum boonei T469 genome is shown below.
ATATCTGCCTATTTTCCACACAGGATATAAAAGTATAACCTCCAAATCATATTGGCTATTGGTTTCAAAGCTCAAAAAGGAGTACTATCCTTTCATAGACGGAATAACTCAAGCACTCTTTGAGAAGCATGGGGGGATAAGAGAGGTTAAAAAGGCCTACGAGGAGGATAGAATAGAATACACACTTAAATTTTAATATTTCTCAGAAAAAATTCTTATTACGCTGTTTTGGATTATTGTAGATGCCAAGGCATCATCTATCTTATCAAAATCCACATCATCCTGAGGAGAAATGGCAATTATTTCATTTCTCTCTCCAAGAACCCAATGCACAACTATGTTTCTTTCGTTTTTAATTTCTAAATATCCTTCTGGGTATGTTGGAGACCAATGATGTAAAAAGTCCCCTGAAAAAATACTTTTAAAGTAATTTTCTAGGCTAGTTGGGCCTAGGGTTGTGGTTATATCTATCCAAACCCATGGGGAGCTATATTCCTCAATAACGCTTCTAAATTTTTTCTCATCTTCTTTGGAAAACATCAAAGTACACCTTCAAACTCTTGCTGCAGTTCAATCATAACTTGGTCAAGTACCTCCTCAAATGATATTCCTCTGTACTCTCTTAGACCTCCTAGAGGGCTCTGCAATTTTGCTACAAACACGCCATTTTCCTCCAAGAATTCTATGCTGCAAAGACTCTCCTCCATGTTATCACCGAGCCCGCTATTGCAATGTTCTATAAAAAATATTCTGCTGGGGATTGAGTAAAGTTTAAATGTATGATTACCATTGTAGGGCAAAGTGGTAGGTGGTTAATCATGGCTGGATTAGGTCCTTATTTGGTTAAAAGAGCAATTCAAGCAGCGATTACGATATTTGTTGTTACCAGTATTATATGGGCACTCTTTGAAGCTATGCCGGGTGATCCAACTGATGCTTTTTATGCAAATCCAAATTATAAGGCAGAAGATATTGCGAATATGGCTGTATCTTTTGGTTTGGCCGATAAGCATGTGGAAACTTTGACTGCTAAGGCTTTCACTCCGGTACCTGCTTCTCAGATACCCAATTCCAATCAGCAGTATTCCTATTTCTACACGATATTATCTTTTAATCAAAATCCAAGAGCCGTGTCTATGACTCTGAACGAAAGTTATGAGTATGGTAACAAAACGGTTCAATACGGCATCTATGTGTTTTCATCCCCTGAAAAGGTTCCGTTGGATAAAATATACTTGAAGAACTCATCAAATGCTGAAGTGCCATCGCAGTACAAGTATCATTGGACTTCTTATGATAAGCTTGGAAGCTCTATTCAGAGCGTTGGCGTGCTACCAAAGAAGTATGTTTATGTTCTTATTGAAATCCCTCTGAAGGGTGTTCAGATTTCTCCTCAGATGAAAATAGCTCTTCTCTATGTTACGGATAAACCCCTTTATGAGAGGTATGTATTTTTCTTGAAGGATATGTTTACCTTGAATTTTGGAATCTCTTCTATTTACCATGAACCCGTTTGGACTATTTTGGAGCAGAGAGTTCCAAGGACACTTCTATGGTTTGGCTTGGCTACTTTGATAACATATGCTATTGGTATACCTCTAGGAACATATATTGCATGGAGAAGAGGTGGTGCCGCGGAGGGAGCGGTAATAGGATTCAGTCTGTTTTTCTACAATATGCCATCTTTCTGGCTGGCATTAGTGTTCTTGTGGATATTCTCCTATAGTTTGGGTTGGACCCCTATAAGCGGATTTGCCAGTGAGGGCTATACAGGTCCTGGCTCAACATGCGCTCAGCTTGGTATATGCCCTGGAAATCCATTCTACTCTATAGTGGATTACGGATGGCATTTGATACTTCCTCTCACTGTTATAGTTCTCTTAGGGGTTGCGGGAGTTATACTGCTGCAGAGAACTTCTATGCTTGAAACACTTGGTGAGGATTACATACTCACAGCTAAGGCAAAGGGCTTGCCTGAAAAAGTGGTTCGAAATAAGCATGCTAGAAGAAATGCAATGTTGCCAATAATCACATCTTTCGTTCTCTCACTTGCCTACGCTATAGGTGGTGCTGTGATTCTGGAACAGATATTTTCATACTACGGTGTGGGGTACACATACCTACAGGCGCTGATGGGTCAAGATTTCTTCTTGGCTGGAGCTACGCTTTATATAATATCATTGCTAGTCATATTTGGTAATGTGCTGGCTGATGTGTTGTATGGTATCCTTGATCCAAGGGTGAGGTTGCAATAAAGGAGGTGTAAAGAAATGGCAGAAGTATCAAAGTGGGACGAAATAAGAAGGCATATGAGTAGAAGCCTAAAACAGGGTTGGAAACTTTATAGCCAGAGTAAGTATGGTGTAGTAGGGCTTGCATTGATTCTGATATTTGCGATAATGGCAATTTTTGCTCCATTCCTCACTCCTTATTCCCCTCAGTTTGAGGCACCTTCAATAGATGCTTTAAGACCTTATGTTTATGCATTTAATACTACTGCACCTGTTGAGGACATTGCCATAGGGTATACTCAGTTAACAACAGCACCATCGGAGGGTGGTAATTGGATAATTCTTAACTACGGCAAGAGTATCCAGGGTATATTCATCCAGGATCCTTCTAGAGTTGGAATGCCTAATAAAGATCCTTGGGGGACCAACTCTTTGAGATTCACTTTGAATCTAACAGATATTCCTGGAATAGGTGCTGATGAGACAGTTACAAATATTGCTTTTCTCTCCCCATCAACATCGGATCTTCAGTATCACTACAGCGGTACAGGTCAAGATCCAAACTGGGATGGAGAGCTGGTGTTCACAACTCAACATCATCTGGTTATATACGATATATATAATCTTAAGCCAAAATCCAATTATGATAGGGTGATTGTCAAGAGCTTGCCCTACATACCCACATGGCTCGTGGTTGATACAACATCTTCTGGAAATCTTGAGGTGCCAGTTGTTTATGCGCCAGGTTCTGCGGTATTCCCTTCTAGGTTCATAGGTGTTGGAGATGAGTATCATGCAAATCTTTACTGGTATTATTACACATATTCAAATGATTCTTATCTTCCAAATGCACAGCAATGCTTGTACCCTGTTCTAAATCAGAATTACACGGAGAAAATAATAATGAAGCCATTTCTATTCTACAACGATTATCTTTACAACGATAATCTTTCGAAGGATCAAAATGTGTTTATCGTTCCTCTTGAGACAAAGACTGTGGTCTACAAAGGGTTTGATACACACACCTATCCTCTACCATTCCCCACTCCTGGTGCTCTTCCGTTCGTTCCAAGGCCTAATGTTGTTGAGACAGTTCTTAATTTCCCGCTAACTGCTGAGCCAGGTTACTATGCGGGAAGTCCAAATTTAGGGAAGAATTACATATTCCTACCTGCTCAGAGCAACGGTAATGCAGTTGTTTATGTGATGAATCCTGCTGGTTCAAATGGTCATGTGGTAGTTGAGAATGACTGGACAATGAACATGGGAAGAGGTATGGTAACAGCTTCACCATCAGTCACATATTCTGGAGGAAATTTCACAGTATTTAATGCAAAATATGTGAGCAATGAGGATATGAGTTATGTATATGAGTATATGAAGGGAACAAACACAAAGTTTGAAATGGTCCCAATAAATAGCACCAAGAATGGCGCCATACCCGTTAATTCTAAGGTTGTTATGCTGGTAAATATGATACTCCAGAATGGAGAGATGCTTGCCCTTACAAATGGAAACGAGTTAACCCTTTATGTGTTGGATTTTTCTGATTATCAAACAACTGGAAAAATGATTGTTAGTAAGTTTATGTACTATAACAATTATACCAAGAAATTGTCCCCATTCCCATATCCTCCGGGAAGCAAGCTATCTTACTTTGAGTACATGGGAACTCTATCTGGCTCAAAATATTCTCCTACTGCGAGCTCCAATGTGTATACTTTGTATTACTGTAATGATACCAAGACTGTAGGTCTCTTAAATCCAAAGGGTACTAATGTTCTTCCTCTCCCGCCAGGTAAGTATTTCAGCGGTAACTGGTACATCTTGGGTACAGATGATAAAGGTCATGATATATGGACTTGGTTAGTATATGGCTCAAGAGTGGCGTTTATAGTGGGTATTCTAGCAGCATTTTTCTCCGTGATGATAGGTACGCTCTACGGTATATATTCAGGATATAAAGGTGGAGTTGTAGATACTTTGCTAATGAGATTTGTAGATATTATGCTGACACTACCTGGTTTGCCCATATTGTTGATATTGACTGCTATCTTAGGTCCAAGCATATGGAACATAATTCTAGTCATATCTGTGTTGGGATGGTCCGGAATAGCCAGGGTTATAAGGGCACAGACACTCTCTCTGAGATCTAGGCCATTTGTGGATGCTGCTAGAGTTGCAGGAGCCAGCAATACTAGGATAATGGTATCACATATATTCCCCAATGTGTTGCCTTATTCCTTCCTTTACATGACTCTTGGAGTCGCCGGTGCTATTCTTTCAGAAGCTGCTCTGAGTTTCCTAGGTTTGGGAGATCCAAAGGCGATATCTTGGGGACAGATGTTGTACAGTATACAAACTGCAGGAGCAGTTATGTATGCATGGTGGTGGCTATTGCCTCCAGGTCTTTCAATTACACTGATATCGCTTGGATTCTATCTGGTTGGCAGGGCATTCGATGAAATTCTTAATCCGCGCTTGAGGAAGAGGTGATCAAGATGGCAAAAACATTATTGGATGTTAGAAACCTTTCGGTGCATTACAAGATTCAAGGTGGCTGGGTGTATGCGGTAGATGATGTTAGTTTCAAGTTAGAAAAAGGAGAAACGATGGGTTTAGTGGGTGAATCAGGCTGCGGTAAAACAACCACTGGATATGGCATAACCCAGTTGCTTGCAAGCAATGCATATTACAAGGAAGGAAGCAAAGTGATATTCGATGGTAAGGATTTTGTTCAAATGAGCACTGTGCCAAGCAAGGAGTATAAGGAGTATAGGAAAATAGTTGAATACCATCCAGAGATGCGCAAGTATAGGTGGAAGAGGATATCTATGATATTCCAAGGTGCAATGAATGCGTTTAATCCTGTGTTCAAGGTTGGAGATCAAATAATTGAAGCCATAAAGGCTCATGAAGATGTTACTGACGAGGAAGCTAGGAAAAGAGTTGAAAGGTTATACAAACTGGTTGGTATACCGGTGGACAGAATAGATAACTATCCGCATGAGTACAGTGGTGGTATGAAGCAGAGAGCTATGATTGCAATGGCTCTAGCACTAAATCCAGATTTAATTATAGCAGATGAGCCCACTACGGCCCTGGATGTGGTTACTCAGGATAGAATTCTAGGTGAGATGGCAAGATTGCAGAAGAGGGAGAAAGTGGCAATGATTCTTATTACCCACGATGTCAGCGTTGTGGCTGAAATGGCACACAAGATGGCTGTGATGTATGCGGGACATCTTGTAGAGACAGGTACAACTAGACAGGTATTCAAAGAGACAGCTCATCCTTATATGGAGGCTCTCTTAGCAGCTTTCCCAAATATAAAGAAAGAGAAAAAAGAAAGGCTTAAAGCTATACCTGGCTCTCCACCGGATTTGTCTAATCCTCCTAAGGGTTGTAGATTCGCACCTCGCTGTCCTTACGCTAAGGATATATGCTTAGAAGAAGAGCCACCTGTAATTGAAGTTGCTCCTGGACATTATTCAAAATGTCATTTTGCAGAGGAGTTGTATGGTGAACTAGGCGGTGGTGAGAGCAATGAGTGATGAGAATAATAATGATGTGGTCATTCGTGTGAGGAACCTTAAAAAATACTTTGAATTGCACGCAGGAATGTTCAAGTTCTGGGGTGAGCCCATCTATGTTAAGGCTGTAGATGGTATAAATTTCGATATACATAAGGGCGAGATATTGGGTCTTGTTGGTGAATCAGGCTGCGGTAAAACTACAACTGGAAGATTGCTTACGAGGCTCGAAGATCCTACGGAAGGAAATATATTGTTCGAAGGAGAAGACATTGCAAAATTAAAAGGTAGAGAGTTGAAAAATTACAGAAGAAATGTTCAGATGATATTTCAGGATCCTTATGAATCACTAAATCCAAGATTTACTGTGCAAAAGACCGTTATGGAGCCCTTGATCATTCATGGAATCGGTGAGAGCTACGATGAGCGTGTTGAGATGGTTATTAAAGCTCTAGAGGATGCGGAATTAAGGCCTGCTGAGGAATACTTGGACAGATTCCCTCATGAGCTGAGCGGTGGCCAGAGACAGAGAGTTGCGATTGCCAGGGCTTTGGTGCTGAGACCTAAGTTCATAGTGGCAGATGAGCCCGTATCGATGCTTGATGTATCCATTCGTGCTGGTGTGATGAACCTGATGCTTGATTTGAGGGATAGATACAATATACCTTTCCTCTTCATTACGCACGATATAGCGGTTTCTAGGTACATGTCTGATAAAATGGCAGTGATGTATCTTGGAAAGATAGTGGAGATGGCAGATTCTGATGAAGTTGTATTCAATCCTATGCATCCGTATACCAAGGCGTTGATATCCGCAGTGCCGGTGCCAGATCCAGAGCACAAGCATGGAAGGGTGGAGATTAAAGGAGAGATCCCGAGCCCAATAAATTTGCCTCCAGGATGCAGGTTCTGGCCTCGCTGCCCGTATGCTCAAAAGGGTATTTGCGATGTGAAAGAGCCACCTCTCGTGGAAGTTGAGCCAGGACATTATGTTGCTTGCCACTTTGCAGAGCAATTAGCTGCTGGAGAACTTGAAAGCGGAGAGGAAGCAAAAGAAGTAATTGAAGAAGCAGAAAAAATAGAATCTTAAATTTTTCTTTATTTTTATGGTTTTGTTCTTCTGATGGTTCTTGGATATGGTATGGCGTATTTTATATGGGAAAGTCCTGCAAGCCACCAAACGAGGCGATCAACACCTAATCCAAATCCTGAATGAGGTATGCTTCCATATTTGCGCAAATCCACATACCAGTAATAGTCCTCTGGATTGAGTCCCTCTTCTTCCATTCTTCTCAAAAGCACATCGAGCTTGTATATCCTTTCCCCACCGCCAATTATCTCTCCATAACCCTCTGGAGCGAGGAGGTCATGACATAGAACAACTTTTGGGTTATCAGGATCGGGCCTGTGGTAAAATGGCTTAATTTCTATTGGATAATGAGTAACAAATATTGGTTTATCAAATTTTTTAGTTATGGCAGTTTCTTCATCGGCACCTAAGTCATCTCCATACTCTATATTTATCCCATTCTCCTGTGCAAATTCTATGAGCTCTTCGTATTTCATCCTTATAAAAGGTTTTTCTAAATTCTTTAATATTTCTAAATCTCTATTCAAAAACTTCAGCTCCTTCTCTCTTTCTTCTAGAACTTTTTGGACTATGTGCATTATGAGCTCTTCTTCATCTCTCATCATATCCTCATTGTGATACCAAGCTACCTCTCCCTCAGCATGCCAGTACTCCGTTAAATGCCTTCTTGTTCTGCTCTTCTCTGCCCTGAAGCTTGGGGCGATTGTGTAAACTCTTTCCAAAGAGAATATGAAAGTCTCAAGATAGAATTGAGCGCTTTGAGATAGATATGCCTTTTTTCCGAAATATGGCACTTCAAAGAGAGTTGAGCCCCCTTCAACAGCTCCCGTAACAAAGATAGGTCCTTGAACTTCGTAATATCCATTCTCTCTGAAGAATTCGTGTATGGCTCCAAATACAGTGTGCCTGATTTTAAGAATAGCATTCATCTCCCTGCTTCTCAGCCACAGATGCCTGTTGTCTAGCAAGAACTCATCGCTCTTGTCCTTTGTGATGGGAAATAGGTATGAGGGCCCGATGATATTTATATCTTTAACATCCACTTCATACCCTGTGGGAGCCCTTTCCTCTTTCCTAATCACTCCATTAATTTCTAATGAAGATTCTACGCCTACTTTGTCCAATTCTTTGAATTTCTCGTTTCCTATTTTTTTCTTCTCTATAACGCATTGGATTATGTCAGAAGAATCTCTAAGAACCACGAATATTATCTTGCCCATCCTTCTCTTTCTGTATATCCATCCCCGCAGGGCTACTTCTTTCCCTATGAAATTGTCTGAGAGTACCTCGGATATGTGATGAAACATAAGGTAGCATGGGAGTTATTTATTTATATCTTATCTCTGGGATTGGCAATAATTATATATCGGTGAAATAGAATATACTTTCGTGGCAAAAATTCGGGGCTTTTATTCGTACCCTATTTACGATTCCCTATCTCCGGTTATTTTAGATGAGCTTATTTACTATGATTTCATACATAAGTTTTATGAAATATTTGACGAAGAAACATCGGTAAATTTTGTTACATACTCTTTGAATAAAAAAGATTTGAATAAAATTAAAGAAATTGCTCCTTATGCTAGATTAATACACGGGGAGAAATACACCGAAGAAATAGGCATGTTAATTAAGGACTTATTCAAAAAGAAAAGTATAGGGATTAAAAATATAAGAACATACTATTGTAGCAAATGTGACGAGTATTTTAAGGAGAGTCAGGTTAAAATTATTCCCAAGAAATTAAGGGAGAATATTGCAAAGATTAGAGTGGGGAAAAAAATATATTTTCTTGGAGCTTTTTATGGGGAGGAAGAGCCAATAGGAGTATATCTTGGTAAGAACGATAGTTATGTGATTGCCCAGCTTTATGATGAAGAATGGATTGCCCCAGCAAGTTTAGAGCTATTTTTGTTGAAGGAGATAGAGATACCCAAGAGTAAGATAAAAAAAGTAGGGTTTGAAGGAATAAAGGATTTAAATTTTGAATTGTATGTTATCCAAGGAGATGGGAGAGCGGAGCTTATAAAAAAAGGAGATATAAGGGCTAAGAGTTTAAAAAGAAGAATACCTTCCTATTCGGTTATATTTTCTAAAGAGAAAGAATTGCCCATAAAGACCTGTCCTATCTGTGGTAATGTCTTGCAGGAAGAGAATGTACCAATCTTAGTAGTTAAAGGAAAAGGTGGCACATATGATCTCTCATCTCCAGAAGGCTCATACAAACTTCCTGTTCTCTATTGTCCAAATTGCGGGCATATAGAATATGGCACAATAATCAAAGAATGTCCAGTGTGTGGAAATATAATGGAAAGAAGATTCTCTCTTAAGCCAGAGTTATCCGCTCTGGGCGCTTATATCCATAGTTTTGATGCACCTCCCTCTCTAATGTTCCTTCACCAGAAGAGATTTATTTTGAAGTATTTTATGGAAAATATTTTGAAGGTTTATGGTAAATATCTTTTTAAAAATACGAGATATCTTTCTCATAAAGTACCTGAAAGTATAGATGAAGTTAAGAGAGCTGCACTTTTGATAAAGAAAAGAGGCACTATAAATAAATCCGATATAAAAAAGATCAGAAAGTTGAGAAATGTAGTTGATAATATTGTTAGATATGTAGAAATTTATGGAACCACTGATGATTACAAAGAAGAGGATGAATGGCTATTGTGGAAGAATAACGAAGTTAAAAAAAGAATTAGAGAATTAGTAGAGAATGGTAAGATATCTTATGCTTTCCATGTTCTCTATGGGCATATCATTGGAGACATTTCGCATTTTTATATACCAATAAAAAGGAAAACTCCATTAGTTCTTGAACCAGTTAGAGATGCCATCTTGATGCTTTATCCGTTTATGCCTGCTTTTGTGGAAGAGAATTTAGGAAGGATAAATGTTGAGAAATTTTCATTAAGCACTACTGAAGCTGAGGAGATAAGCACTATGGAAATCATAAGGGATTTCGTAAAGGTTGTCAGAAAGTATAGGGAGAAGAAAGGTATTCCGAGAAAAGAGCCACTAAAAAAAGTCGTTTTTGTAACTTCCTATGCTGATGAAGTAAATTCCCTAAAGAGTTCTATTTTGAATTTAGAGAATGTGCTTATATTTCAAGTTGTGGAGGATTGGGATGAGATGGAAATAGAGATAGAACCCAATATGGAAGAGATAAGTGCATCTTATCGTGCCTGGGCGCCTAAAATAGGTTTCTTGCTTCGTAGGAAAAATGTTAGGGAAGTTCTAGATGCCATGGAGAAGGGGGGATACACTCTTGGAATTGAAGGCTTCATAATTAA
Proteins encoded:
- a CDS encoding ABC transporter permease codes for the protein MITIVGQSGRWLIMAGLGPYLVKRAIQAAITIFVVTSIIWALFEAMPGDPTDAFYANPNYKAEDIANMAVSFGLADKHVETLTAKAFTPVPASQIPNSNQQYSYFYTILSFNQNPRAVSMTLNESYEYGNKTVQYGIYVFSSPEKVPLDKIYLKNSSNAEVPSQYKYHWTSYDKLGSSIQSVGVLPKKYVYVLIEIPLKGVQISPQMKIALLYVTDKPLYERYVFFLKDMFTLNFGISSIYHEPVWTILEQRVPRTLLWFGLATLITYAIGIPLGTYIAWRRGGAAEGAVIGFSLFFYNMPSFWLALVFLWIFSYSLGWTPISGFASEGYTGPGSTCAQLGICPGNPFYSIVDYGWHLILPLTVIVLLGVAGVILLQRTSMLETLGEDYILTAKAKGLPEKVVRNKHARRNAMLPIITSFVLSLAYAIGGAVILEQIFSYYGVGYTYLQALMGQDFFLAGATLYIISLLVIFGNVLADVLYGILDPRVRLQ
- a CDS encoding ABC transporter permease encodes the protein MAEVSKWDEIRRHMSRSLKQGWKLYSQSKYGVVGLALILIFAIMAIFAPFLTPYSPQFEAPSIDALRPYVYAFNTTAPVEDIAIGYTQLTTAPSEGGNWIILNYGKSIQGIFIQDPSRVGMPNKDPWGTNSLRFTLNLTDIPGIGADETVTNIAFLSPSTSDLQYHYSGTGQDPNWDGELVFTTQHHLVIYDIYNLKPKSNYDRVIVKSLPYIPTWLVVDTTSSGNLEVPVVYAPGSAVFPSRFIGVGDEYHANLYWYYYTYSNDSYLPNAQQCLYPVLNQNYTEKIIMKPFLFYNDYLYNDNLSKDQNVFIVPLETKTVVYKGFDTHTYPLPFPTPGALPFVPRPNVVETVLNFPLTAEPGYYAGSPNLGKNYIFLPAQSNGNAVVYVMNPAGSNGHVVVENDWTMNMGRGMVTASPSVTYSGGNFTVFNAKYVSNEDMSYVYEYMKGTNTKFEMVPINSTKNGAIPVNSKVVMLVNMILQNGEMLALTNGNELTLYVLDFSDYQTTGKMIVSKFMYYNNYTKKLSPFPYPPGSKLSYFEYMGTLSGSKYSPTASSNVYTLYYCNDTKTVGLLNPKGTNVLPLPPGKYFSGNWYILGTDDKGHDIWTWLVYGSRVAFIVGILAAFFSVMIGTLYGIYSGYKGGVVDTLLMRFVDIMLTLPGLPILLILTAILGPSIWNIILVISVLGWSGIARVIRAQTLSLRSRPFVDAARVAGASNTRIMVSHIFPNVLPYSFLYMTLGVAGAILSEAALSFLGLGDPKAISWGQMLYSIQTAGAVMYAWWWLLPPGLSITLISLGFYLVGRAFDEILNPRLRKR
- a CDS encoding ABC transporter ATP-binding protein; the encoded protein is MAKTLLDVRNLSVHYKIQGGWVYAVDDVSFKLEKGETMGLVGESGCGKTTTGYGITQLLASNAYYKEGSKVIFDGKDFVQMSTVPSKEYKEYRKIVEYHPEMRKYRWKRISMIFQGAMNAFNPVFKVGDQIIEAIKAHEDVTDEEARKRVERLYKLVGIPVDRIDNYPHEYSGGMKQRAMIAMALALNPDLIIADEPTTALDVVTQDRILGEMARLQKREKVAMILITHDVSVVAEMAHKMAVMYAGHLVETGTTRQVFKETAHPYMEALLAAFPNIKKEKKERLKAIPGSPPDLSNPPKGCRFAPRCPYAKDICLEEEPPVIEVAPGHYSKCHFAEELYGELGGGESNE
- a CDS encoding ABC transporter ATP-binding protein: MSDENNNDVVIRVRNLKKYFELHAGMFKFWGEPIYVKAVDGINFDIHKGEILGLVGESGCGKTTTGRLLTRLEDPTEGNILFEGEDIAKLKGRELKNYRRNVQMIFQDPYESLNPRFTVQKTVMEPLIIHGIGESYDERVEMVIKALEDAELRPAEEYLDRFPHELSGGQRQRVAIARALVLRPKFIVADEPVSMLDVSIRAGVMNLMLDLRDRYNIPFLFITHDIAVSRYMSDKMAVMYLGKIVEMADSDEVVFNPMHPYTKALISAVPVPDPEHKHGRVEIKGEIPSPINLPPGCRFWPRCPYAQKGICDVKEPPLVEVEPGHYVACHFAEQLAAGELESGEEAKEVIEEAEKIES
- the asnS gene encoding asparagine--tRNA ligase; amino-acid sequence: MFHHISEVLSDNFIGKEVALRGWIYRKRRMGKIIFVVLRDSSDIIQCVIEKKKIGNEKFKELDKVGVESSLEINGVIRKEERAPTGYEVDVKDINIIGPSYLFPITKDKSDEFLLDNRHLWLRSREMNAILKIRHTVFGAIHEFFRENGYYEVQGPIFVTGAVEGGSTLFEVPYFGKKAYLSQSAQFYLETFIFSLERVYTIAPSFRAEKSRTRRHLTEYWHAEGEVAWYHNEDMMRDEEELIMHIVQKVLEEREKELKFLNRDLEILKNLEKPFIRMKYEELIEFAQENGINIEYGDDLGADEETAITKKFDKPIFVTHYPIEIKPFYHRPDPDNPKVVLCHDLLAPEGYGEIIGGGERIYKLDVLLRRMEEEGLNPEDYYWYVDLRKYGSIPHSGFGLGVDRLVWWLAGLSHIKYAIPYPRTIRRTKP
- a CDS encoding DUF835 domain-containing protein — its product is MAKIRGFYSYPIYDSLSPVILDELIYYDFIHKFYEIFDEETSVNFVTYSLNKKDLNKIKEIAPYARLIHGEKYTEEIGMLIKDLFKKKSIGIKNIRTYYCSKCDEYFKESQVKIIPKKLRENIAKIRVGKKIYFLGAFYGEEEPIGVYLGKNDSYVIAQLYDEEWIAPASLELFLLKEIEIPKSKIKKVGFEGIKDLNFELYVIQGDGRAELIKKGDIRAKSLKRRIPSYSVIFSKEKELPIKTCPICGNVLQEENVPILVVKGKGGTYDLSSPEGSYKLPVLYCPNCGHIEYGTIIKECPVCGNIMERRFSLKPELSALGAYIHSFDAPPSLMFLHQKRFILKYFMENILKVYGKYLFKNTRYLSHKVPESIDEVKRAALLIKKRGTINKSDIKKIRKLRNVVDNIVRYVEIYGTTDDYKEEDEWLLWKNNEVKKRIRELVENGKISYAFHVLYGHIIGDISHFYIPIKRKTPLVLEPVRDAILMLYPFMPAFVEENLGRINVEKFSLSTTEAEEISTMEIIRDFVKVVRKYREKKGIPRKEPLKKVVFVTSYADEVNSLKSSILNLENVLIFQVVEDWDEMEIEIEPNMEEISASYRAWAPKIGFLLRRKNVREVLDAMEKGGYTLGIEGFIIKITPKMINYIKKVPEGYDHIEFEYGDIYIQNERDATTKRIRLVREVIRRINIMRKDIDMDFDDLIDVSISGDSEAIKMIRGYDDEIREKCLARNIEFSYTEYGYIVEWPIMGYRITIGINPLFKRWVIKAFKSIPGIDDYRAELLFKMGYGSIYELMEAEPEQIAEATGMPLKLVNELIDYLYSTAFKPKKEKNKEYCPFCGTELTPDDDFCPRCGAPIRVKMEERKMKKGNVYLFLGELGDMLERIPEELMKEKKLLITKDNPDEVKKLYNLKNTETVWISYVPFGDAIKPKDLEKLKGRVLKFLEKGGKLIIADCFDLLLAINGLDKLLQMIGEMKEKLKEKEAYLFFTIEELEAFEMGEIMKYVDGEVK